A single genomic interval of Bacillus sp. es.036 harbors:
- a CDS encoding SMP-30/gluconolactonase/LRE family protein has product MEAKLVIDARAILGEGPCWDDQSQLLYWVDIEGKKVHAYNPMTAGNIEMKQEQMVGTIAPRESGGLVMAMAGGFYAMNLSTENVEAITDPESHLPDNRFNDGKCDPAGRFWAGTMHMEGLKGEGALYCLEENLEVTKKIDHVSTSNGLAWSPDTRYLYFIDTPTKKVVRYDYDLSTGDIRNPVEVITIPDGEGMPDGMTSDEEGNLWIAHWGGSKVTRWNPDTGERLLEVSVPALNVTSCVFGGKERNELYITTARTNTSEDELKQFPYAGGVFRVKTNVKGSRTYAFKG; this is encoded by the coding sequence ATGGAAGCAAAACTAGTCATTGATGCACGCGCAATACTCGGGGAGGGACCCTGCTGGGATGATCAGAGTCAGCTTCTTTATTGGGTTGATATTGAAGGAAAGAAGGTTCATGCCTACAACCCGATGACGGCAGGTAATATCGAGATGAAGCAGGAGCAAATGGTTGGAACGATTGCACCACGTGAATCAGGTGGTCTTGTGATGGCGATGGCTGGGGGATTTTACGCTATGAATCTTTCAACTGAGAACGTAGAGGCGATTACCGATCCAGAGAGTCATTTGCCTGATAATCGCTTTAATGATGGAAAATGCGATCCTGCTGGGCGATTCTGGGCAGGAACGATGCATATGGAAGGGTTAAAAGGGGAAGGCGCGCTCTATTGTCTTGAAGAAAACCTTGAAGTGACAAAAAAAATCGATCATGTGAGTACGTCCAATGGACTCGCCTGGTCACCTGATACGCGCTATTTGTATTTTATTGATACGCCGACGAAAAAAGTCGTTCGCTATGACTACGATCTTTCCACAGGCGATATCCGAAATCCTGTTGAAGTGATTACGATTCCTGATGGCGAGGGTATGCCAGATGGTATGACGAGTGATGAAGAAGGAAATCTATGGATCGCTCACTGGGGAGGTTCTAAGGTAACAAGATGGAACCCAGATACTGGAGAAAGACTGCTAGAAGTTAGCGTACCAGCGTTGAATGTGACGTCATGCGTCTTTGGCGGAAAAGAGCGAAATGAGCTCTATATCACCACAGCGCGAACAAATACGAGCGAAGATGAACTGAAGCAGTTTCCGTATGCCGGCGGAGTGTTTCGTGTGAAAACAAATGTAAAAGGAAGTCGCACTTACGCATTCAAAGGATAA